cgccgcgggtagcTACCGAGGtaaccaccacggtggttcccatggtagaagcttgtggtgatgatgccgctccccttattgtcgcattttgcctcacggatctctgggccgtggtgaaggctccatggacctcgccacgagtggctaccgaagtagccacagcggtggttcccatggcggccgtggtgaaggcaccatggacctcgccgcgggtggctaccgaggtagccaccacggtggttcccatggtggaagctcgtgatgatgatgccactccccttattgtcgcatttagcctcacggatctccgcaatcccatttcttgaacattagaattttcacttgtggaattttctaaatttctagccattatattttgcttatacgttttatcaaagaacctttgcaagtaaaaaaattctaataataagaacgtatgaaaaatattcaaatggactagaaaataaagaaaaaacctttttgtgcgagagtcttctacgagtatggatttcaactctcaatgaaagcaccaatttgtggatgcaaatttcttcctccttgatcttggacaattttgcacctacaaaacaattaacaccttaggttaaggccaagagcctcacgcgcccacgatgaatggggggggctttggccgaagaacctccgatgccaaagttagaatttagagagaaatagtgtttagagaattttgggatttttgccaaagtgttggaatcgattttttggtgagaataggcgcctatttatagagttaggaggtggctagggtttttaggtttaatttaggtttaattagccaatttattatgattaattggctaatttaaaCATAAAGGAATGTTTTGATGGTTATGGGTTTAATTGGCTAGCTAATTAgtgtaattaaaaagggaaaatggtggaaaaggtagagaatatgataggctctttttggatgggaatggccggcccttggtgtgattttggggtgatttggtgatgtaattagcctttaatatattgattatattaattggttgaggatgttatggaatgtttgaaataaatggctaattgaataaggaaaaaatgaggtaaaaacatatatgaaataggttttgaattgttacccattttgggtacttctgacttggttgatggatgattttccactgctcgcgtgtaggagacccggtatgcctcgagggtatttttgtcctttttgtccaaaaaaacccacgtgtcgccttgtgaatatttttggctccacatggGGCATCTGATTAAATGATCTTCTTGAGAGCACACTTGATCTTTTTCGTTGTCCAGTTGATCATTCAGTCGTTTAATGGATGTGGACTGTGGAGGGAGTATTAAGAAAAGCACTAGGATCCTCCATGCTAAATGTGTTTTAGTGCATTTTTTTGTCACTCTTGCAGTTGCAGGTGGGCAAAGATATGTTGAAATGTGATATTCTCCTGTAACTATAATTCTACATGTTACATACTGCAAAGTCGGTGGACTTATGCCGGACTTGCGGTGACGGACTCAGTCCACCGGTGCCACACTCAACGTATCGTCTACGTTTTTTAGTACATCACGGCTTGAAAGCCTCTGAGAGCCTCTGAGGGTCTGTGAGAACCTCTGAGGGTCACCTAAATGTCTGAGCAAGTGGTGAAAGAGAGAAGACTATCATAATTGTGAATGTTGTGCAACAGAATTTTTGAACCAAGAAGAAAGATCTAATTTTAGACGAAAAGGAACACGAAGAAGACCATCATAGCTCTTTTGTTCCTGGACCTTGAttccaaagaagaagaaagactcTTCATTTTCCCACGTAACCAActcctcaattttttttagttgttgTTCAATCAAATTGTGCCAATTAgcattttaattaataaagaaaTAATGCATTATTCAATATCACCATTCCCTCCACCGTTACCCTTGTCACCACCTATATCCCTTCCCCCGGGCTAATTAACACCTCAATTGGCAATTGGTACTTTGGTGCTCTATTATCTAGTGCATTTTTTGGCCCTTTGTATTGGGTTAGAATCTTTTTAACTCCACAGTAATGCTCCCGAAATGTCATCATGCACTTaccatttgttaattttttttccctctcttaCAGAATTCATGATGACTAGTTTGAAGTATCAATAACAGCTCTCTTTGTTCATGGTTATTTTCCTTTCGATGTTCCGGGATTTGGCAAGATGCGTTGTGAGTTATGTTTCTTGGCGGCTTTCAAATTTGAAGATCCATTGCGTAAGAACATCTCCAAGAAACTCTACAAATAGGACCCTTCATCATTCTCCACTTGGCTAAGTTGGTTTAAACTCCTGAAATCCCCAAGGCATAACAAGAACCACCATTCCTATTTCCTACTCCCTAGGCTTTCAAGCCGCGGTGTACTAAAAAACGTAGACGACACTGCTGAGTGTGGCACCGGTGGACTGAGTCCGTCACAGCAAGTCCGGCGTAAGTCCACCGACTTTGCAGTATGTAACATGTAGAATTATAGTTACAGGAGAAAATCACATTTCGACATATCTTTGCCCACCTGCAACTGCAAGAGTGACAAAAAAATGCACTGGAACACATTTAGCATGGAGGATCCTAGTGCTTTTCTTAATACTCCCTCCACAGTCCACATCCATTAAACGACTGAATGATCAACTGGACAACGAAAAAGATCAAGTGTGCTCTCAAGAAGATCATTTAATCAGATGCCCCCCACTAGacatgaaaagacaaaaaccaaTTCCAAAACATGTCAAATATTGCCGACCATTAACAGGATTGTTTCCGAGCTTACTATACTTTATGACGTACTCCTTTTGTGCAGAACCAAAACCAACGCAGAGAAGAAAAGCGAGAAAGAAAATTAAACCACAACTTCCAACGTCACAGTGACGAAAAACAAGAAACAATTCTCGAGCCAACATGTTCCGCAGATTGTTGCACAAAAGGAAACAATTGCTATTGAAGTGTAGATATTTTACTATATATTTTGCCCTAtttttagtattaatttatttgttattttggtaaaattttgatactttgatttatattCTTAATATAGGATATTCGACTCCCTCTCgagcaaaaagtgatcaaacggatgaattttggagtgattccaattagAGGATGTTCGTGTGCCTTTCAAGATGATTCtatcaaaattccagatttttctaccaagccgttTGACCATGGTGATGAAATTAAGGCCTAGCGCGCAGCTTTCCCATATTGACGTTTCTGGacattttgggtattttggaggtcaagatggcatattttAAGAAAGAATCCTTCTGAGGAATTGTAGGGGAAGTCTTCAACTTTCAAAAGAGACCTTTGGGACCAAATCAGAGTTGATTTGGTCGGTCAAAAGTCtgattttagttcaaatagaaaacctttttattttctgttttattatttaattatgtttcctagttttactCTTTAACACTTTTTatggttttattttgtattagtataaataagataTTTAGCCATTAAGGGTAGAGAAGACAGGGGGAGAAGAGTGGAGGAAACGCACACACTACTTAGGGTtttgaagtttattttcaaggtgttttctattcttgtttttaataatattttgtttatggTTGTTAGTAACTAGTTCTTGTTTGCTAGGGCGAGAccacgagccttagcaagaatatgtagttttttttttcaatttacttatgatattatgcatgcatgttttgaattattaatcaccgttttaaactatctaagtGTCTTAGTGATTTgtgaccattaggatatttagaaaagtaatttgatgcaattttggtcggaaagTTCCCTGAAATTAGCGCTgacttcttgtggttaataaatGTAGTTTCACATAGaatgaacaccacgtcttaaagattgcatggtttttcaaaaggttttcataaagtataatgagtctttcatgttcatatttgaactGAACGTCCGAACAGGTTGCATGTTAAATATAAGTTCTATAttagaggttccaagtagaatatatattaggaaaacctaaccttcaaacatATGCGTGGTTAATTGAAAGAACTACATATGATTGTTAAGGTAATGGCGGAACCCTAAAgttttacaatttaatttttaaaatttattttcttttagtttattttattttatcactttatttaattattttctattaaattcgtttttattattttaaataacaaaatcaacattttctcaaactttgttttaaataaataattaagatttgatttaacataaattattcattcaatccttgTGAAGAACGACATTGCTGGAGctatctatactacaattaccttgtactcttgcaagtaatTTAATGTTTTTATCCTTACTTTTACATGTGGTAAAATTTCTATCAGCCATCACTCATAAAACAAAGACAGGACCATGCtgccaaagagtaaatcaatttTCCACGTTTACAATAATAAAAGACACGAAAAGAATCCAGATTCAAAGTGCTGCTAAACACCCAAGaatatttctttcaaatatCAAAAGGCAGGTATCCAGCTTTGTTGTCTGAGTCATGAATAACGAAACAATAAACCACTTAAAACAGGTACTTAGATATCCTCCCTCAGAGCAGAGGGGCACGAAAAATTTTGAATCGTTAATCAATTCTAGTCTTGGAAAAATACAGTACATCCTATACTCTCTAATACCGCAATACGTATGGTACTTTGAATCTGGATTTGTTCGCTAGGCATTTGCTTCATATTAAAGCAATCCAGCATTCACAACCAACCTTAACTTATGCTATGTAATATGTGCATTACCCTTACTGCATTGCAAATGACAAGTTAAACCACCCAATCTGCATAATCAGAAACTcataaacaaaaccaaacaataattaaggggaaaaaaaaaaaactaatgaaaaggaccTGAAAACTCTGAATTTTaattataaggacaaaataaaatgtaaagtgaatagtaccagatttgactttttagtgtaaagatgtggtttttcattaaagtaaacagtaccgtagacttttcgttaaaattcccaaaaaaaaaaggacggaGAAGCACCTCACCATTTCATGTGAATCCCTCCTGATCCCCTACTTTCCAGTTTCCACCCCTCTCCCATTCTCTTCCCCAAAGCCAAAATGAATAACAAAGAGATGATCattaatgaaaataataaaaggatGAATCCTCCCTGATCCCCTATACTTTTGTTTCATCATCTGTGAATTCACTGttaattagcaaaaataatgatcatTAAAAAGGTACAATAGCAGTAAACAAGGGTCCACGGTACAAAAGGAAAAAACCATCCGCAATATCAGAGACTACAAAAAGCATCACCAAAGACTCTAAGAAATTAACATAAGGTTGCCTTCCAATCTAGGATAATGGTAGGTCGTAAAGAGCCCTACATTCTGTTGAAACCGAAGATAGGAATCTCTTGCTCTTCCAAAGCTCCTCCACCCACTACCTCCTTGTAAATGTCAAAAATCCTCCAAATTCCTCTACATCCAAATAATCCACAAGAAAACATAGCAGGCCCACAAAACCCTAGCCTCCTTTTCTCTACCAAACCCAACAGTACCCTTATGCAATCTTTTGAGTCCTCTAGCAAGTATAGATCGGCATATTGCACCAAACTTAATGAACAAGAAGGTACAGGGAAATAAATGATATAAGGCCTTGTATAAATAGATTCTTCCGCATAACTCAAACAGTGATGAATCAATCAGGAATCaatttagaaatgaaagacctaCCATCAATACAGTTTCTCCTTATATTTTCAAGGCTTGGTGATTACCATGTTGCTCCATTTGCCATCTTTCATGAGGAGAGTGTTGCTCCATCTTCACCAGAAGCTCTTTGGCCGTTGTAGCAGAGACAACTATATGCAGAGCACCTGGCTTCATAAATCCTTCTTCAATGACAATAATACCATTGTCATTAGTGAAAGAATGCAATTTTTGTACCCATCTAAATTTGGCACCAACTGGCTTTTTATGAGCCCAAGTTGGGCCAGGGCTATGATTTCCAACAGATATTCCATATGCTCCAGGAAGAGCAACAAAGCCATCAACTTCTTGAGCCAAATAATCTTTACCGTGTTGTATGCTTGCAACTATTCTTCTCCAACAGTTTAGCCAGATACCTCAATAAACATGACCTCTTTGAATGACCCCAAAAACACGGCAACCTCCATCATGGTCTGGGATATTAAACCCATCAACCTGACAATTCTCCCACCATATACAAAAATTATCTTCTTTTCATCAGTTCATTGCCCAACTCAAAATAGCATCTGTGaaaattttccttttcatcAGTTCTTGCCACTTGTGTTGCTTTCTTACATTCACAACTGCTACGTTTTATACTATCTATAGTCAACGCCAAACCATTTGGGAAAAAAAGGTTTTGGGTTCCCTGTGAATGACGCAAGGGACGCGCACATGTTCCATTCCCTTTCTAATCCCAAAAGAATGGGAAATTGCTTAAAGCACACCAACATAAAGAAATGTTAATGGTTTCCTAACAAAATCCTAGTCATAGGATCAGCAATAAGATAACAGATAAACAAGCTTCAACCCTGATTAACGAAAAAATAAGGTCTATGTTatagaatgccaagatttcatAATTTCAGCACAGCTGAAAAATCAGATTATCACCATACCTTTGAAGATTAATCTTTCCACCACAAGATTTATCTACATAAATCACACTAACATTTTCTAAAACTAAAACCTGAATTAAGTTCACATTGCTGCAGATTATATAGCAGATTCAAACAGTGAGAGCCATGAAACAAAAGGCATAGAAGCTCTACATCATTCAATACAACGAGCATCCATAAAGCAATTACAACAGCTAAAGCAGCAATGACAAAAAGCAAAAGTCTTACCCTTACTTCCCTAATTAGCCTTAACCTTGTCATCTCCCACAACATTAAGTATGGGCAGACTACTCAAAAACTCGTCAAGACCTTCAAAAAACCCGATTCCTTCAATATTATCCTCCTCCCCATTTGCTGTCCCATTCCCTTCACTCATTGTCTGAGCTGCAGGCTCTTCCACCTCATTATTACTGAACTCCACATTCAAATCCAACTTCCCCAATGCAGCGGCACTTCTTTTTCTTGCACCAGAAGTTGACTTCTTACTTGACTCTGCCTTCGACACAGACCCACCACCCACACCCCCACCAGTGCCAACCTTACCCTGCCCACCGGAATTTTGACTTCCCTTCCTTATTCTATCTGAAGCTCTCACCGGAGTCTTAGCAGCGGAAGCCTTAGCTCTTGCCTTTAcagccttcttcttcctcctgaCCCTCTGCCACTCATCATCATCAGAGTCCTCACTTGGATCCGAAACATCAAGCAACGCCTCTTCGTCATCGTAATAGACCCTCGGCCCCGAATTAGCAATCTTGGCTCGTCCGGTATTCTTCTTCCCTTGTATTGGGCAGGCAAACATTGTCGAAAATGGCGTCCACTCCCCAGATGAGCCGCCTGTATTTTTATCATTCTCCAATAACCCCAATGGGAAATACCCCCAACAGCAAAAGTTCACATCACCGCCTTTCCCCGCCAGAGGCGGTGACGCTATCGCCATTGCATTGAATGCCCTCTTACAATTCTGACACCGAAGCATGCAATCCTCGTAAACGCTTGGATACTCGAAGAGGTTATAACAGTAAGGACATGAAGTCCAGAAGCTCCCCGATTTGGACACTGTTTGAGGCCGAGTCAACTCAGAAGGGGGAGCTGACTCAGAAGGGGGAGTTGACTCAACGGGGCCAGTTGATTCGGAGGGCGCTTGAGTGGACTTGGAAGGCGGAGGAGTTGATTCAGAGGGCGGAGGTGCTGGCTCGGTCACATTGATGGGAATCGGATTCGGCCTTTCCTCCTCCATCGACGGTCTTCCGTCCTTACTTTTAGGGTTTTTTCTCACttcttgctgctgctgctgcagcaGAAGATGTGGAAGTTCCTGATATTGTTGCCGGTGCTGCTGAGAAGATTCGTGGTGATACTGCTggttctgctgctgctgctgctgatgtTGGTGttctggtggtggtggtggttgtcgCTTTTGTTGAAAATGCCATTGCGGTTGTGGTCTCTGCACTTCTGGTTGTGGTTGTGGCGGCGGTGGCGGTTGAGGCTGGAATTGTAGTAGCTGCGACGGTTGGGGATGAAATAGAAGTGGCTGCGGGGGCGGCGGCTGCGGCGGCTGTTGCTGAACATGATGCATTTGCAAGAATTGCCTCTCGAACAGCTGAGTCGACCCGGATGAGGGCGAGTCGAACCGGTTGAACATGCTCAACTCGTGGTCGTAGATGGCCTTCTTGTTGGGGTTAGAGAGGACGTTCCAGGCCTCGGAGACCAGCCGGAAGGCGTGATCGGCGTAAGGGAAGCGATTCCGATGCGGGTTCAGCAGGAGAGCGAGTCGGCGGTACTGAGTCGCGACGATTTCGAGGTTCTGAGTGTACTGGGCGAGTTGTAGAATAGCGTACCAGTCGGGCTGCTGGTTTTGGCTGTTGATCTGGGATTCGGCGGCGAGCAGGGTGTCAGCGACGGCGATTATCTGGTCGGTGGCCTCGAGCCTGGGGTCGGTCTCTCGGGCTCGGATCGCGAAGGTCTTGGTCCCCTGTAGGTCATGTGCCGACAGTAGCTTCACGGCGGTGCTCAGCCACCGCTCCGCCTCCGCTCTGTTGGAGTTGAAATTGAAATCCATTTCTCACTCTCCTCCCTCTGTCTCACTCCCCCTTCTTTGTCTTTTGGTGGTTTTGGGTGGAGTTCGGACAGAGATGAAGGGTGCGGGTTTTTTGGGTGGACGAAAGAGGACCTGGGTTTTGACTCAAATGACGGGGACTGGTTGGTGGTTGGGGTGGGAGAATGGGAGCTGCAGTAGGGGTATTTTGGGATCGAGGTAAAAGTTTAATCTGATAAATCTGGGTGGCGTTTTATCTGGATACGCAGTGAGAGTGACACGTCACACGTTGATGAGGGTTTTGAGCGCACTTGGACTCGGTTAATTTTACCAACGCACTGCTACTTGTGTGACTTTTGACTACTACTTCGTCCGCAGTGTAATTAGTCTGTGATGACTTATACGTGGTCGGGTCATGGAACACCGGCACGCCCCTTGGAAGTCGACAATGGATCTCTTACTCTTTTGCTAATCCGTATTCACAATGGGTAGAATTGAAATGATAAGGAAATGAGGAGAATTGGAATCCCGATTTTCACCAGAGTTGTTTATGACGGTGTCTAGAATTGAAGTAGAAATGATGTTGATTTCATATAATACTTGCGTTCTTTCttttgaaaataagttcatcCTCTCTTTGAAATTGACATAACTGAACTACACTTGGTAATGTGATTCTCTAGAATGACATGGTCCCACTTTTTCCATAATATCCTTGTGAGGGAATACTCTTTGATTGGAGACTAGATCATTGTTGGATGGAAGAGACCCTTTGGCATGTGATTGACCACCTATTTCAAGTGATCAATTCTCTAATGTCATATTCTCTAGTGATCGATGCTCTATTGAGACTACCAAACAAGGGTGCTCTACTGAGACCACCAGACCAGAGTGCTCTACCAAGATTGTTACGCCccaatcccgacatacgtccaggatcgacacgtaACATCACCAATTACAtatatatctaacataccccgccttCGGGATATGTGCAAAGCACAACTCAAGATCCAACTGCGTAGTAATTTTTTGTACACTTTATGGATGCATCTAATCTcgttgttagactgcctacatactgatgtgaaaattacttgacacacaaattaaaaccctatgattgtagtatatgtaagtagggatcgttttaggccgggaattagaagggatgctaatctactcaatttaaactttaaaacactaaactagactcaaaaacagCAAACTAcactcttatgactcaaaacagactctaggGAGTGATTTGGGCGAATTTAAGATTAtgaagactcaaaacactaaattagacagatttgaactcaattagcTAAACTAAGACACCAAATAAGAACTAAGGgggtttttggacgaatttgacaaaactaagtGACTTGCAGCAAACAAAGTAAGTTAAAACGAAATTAagatgaattcaagggtgaaaagctagttagaggatccttctccacacatgaacatatgcaacagaaatcgatttccagtattgtttctttaaactatgaatgacaatgccccaaattaatcatgaatgcacaaattaactgtcagatttccctaaattcattgaattgaatggacaatacatcacaatcaaattattctCCTCAAGTTccttatatgaacagcatgatagagatacattcaaagatcattaagttccatggaaatcataagcattgacaatgctatcataactatgaactgcatgatactctagccaaaatctacttaacacgattgtgactagcaatcttcactacttttaattataagtacctaacgattaggtgaaagtcccttataatttagcatcatattcatgtatgcaaactaagtatgcatccttaatcaacacacaagaataagttatcaatcaaatagataagtaaatcacatccatgttttacgaaacaaaaactgaaaggaatcaattcatattaaacatatgtccatggctttgaattcacctctaactaagaaaaacttagttacacatgttcatggcaattgaaaaaaaaaattgaaataaacagtgaaactaaaacgagggaagaaagaactcttagaactccaaTGGTTGCAGGTGGCTTGTGCACAAGGAcctccttcatcaatggaaggcacggtaagactctcttcctctccaatGGCGCAGCAAAgtgtgtagaatggtgtatgtGTTGCGGCAGGATGTGTTTCTGAATGGTATGGGGGTGGTGTACGAATTTTGGCTTaaaacacacatatatatataggcacaacAAAACCCTAGAGTAATCAGGTTAGGGTTAGAACTTAGCAGAAATCAAGGATTAAGGCCTAAGGTTTGTGGCACAAAGGTCTAAATCCACCAGGAAAAAGGGGTTTGGCCCAATTAATTTCTGAAAAAAGGATTTGCATAACCTAAATCCATAAGGAAAAGGATAATTAAAtcagaatccaaagggaattgggTGAGGAAAGGTGCAACTGAAATTAGGAGGGAATGGGAGTggcttgcaaggcaaggcaaagaTTTCTATAAGGGTTTAGGCGCCAGATATTTAGGGTCTTCTAGAAAAGGTGGTCACGGCACCAATTtagggttctagaaggataagGGTGCAGATAAGGGTGCAGCATTAATGTAGGGAAAGGATAGGCCTTTTAGAAATCAGGTTTTTAGGTCCCCTTGTAGCTAGATTTAAGTCACAAACTGATTAAGATAGGATAACGCTAGATTaggcaaggataagataagataaggttagtttggataagataaggttggataaggttttggataatgtttcctcttttaagacgattccttatcttctttgtcttggatttattttcttcatttttctgcacattcctagccttttgaacttcaaattcgtccatccatcttactccattcataagctatccattttgTGCCCAAAATTGCTTCAAAATGCTTCAAAatacactttcttgccaactttgctaattagacctacaaacacacaaaaatagcttaaaacactataataagtaagaactaacaacataaatgcaagaaaacaagctaactaagtcgcataaatatgctcctatcacatacCATAattagggatcaagtcattcataGTTCGTCTTTCACTACACTTGAACAATCATCACAAAAATCACTATGTCTCAACATAATACCACACAATAGGCATGCAATGTTACGAGAAACATTCGACGAAGCGCAACATAAATCTCTAGCCATATTGGTCAACGAGTCTAATCATAATGACAACAATCACAAccaacatcattccacaatcacatcaatcaataacACATACCATATACCGAAATGCAGggctagagcgacacagtttggccgaagcctaca
This genomic interval from Malus domestica chromosome 05, GDT2T_hap1 contains the following:
- the LOC103444997 gene encoding uncharacterized protein, encoding MDFNFNSNRAEAERWLSTAVKLLSAHDLQGTKTFAIRARETDPRLEATDQIIAVADTLLAAESQINSQNQQPDWYAILQLAQYTQNLEIVATQYRRLALLLNPHRNRFPYADHAFRLVSEAWNVLSNPNKKAIYDHELSMFNRFDSPSSGSTQLFERQFLQMHHVQQQPPQPPPPQPLLFHPQPSQLLQFQPQPPPPPQPQPEVQRPQPQWHFQQKRQPPPPPEHQHQQQQQQNQQYHHESSQQHRQQYQELPHLLLQQQQQEVRKNPKSKDGRPSMEEERPNPIPINVTEPAPPPSESTPPPSKSTQAPSESTGPVESTPPSESAPPSELTRPQTVSKSGSFWTSCPYCYNLFEYPSVYEDCMLRCQNCKRAFNAMAIASPPLAGKGGDVNFCCWGYFPLGLLENDKNTGGSSGEWTPFSTMFACPIQGKKNTGRAKIANSGPRVYYDDEEALLDVSDPSEDSDDDEWQRVRRKKKAVKARAKASAAKTPVRASDRIRKGSQNSGGQGKVGTGGGVGGGSVSKAESSKKSTSGARKRSAAALGKLDLNVEFSNNEVEEPAAQTMSEGNGTANGEEDNIEGIGFFEGLDEFLSSLPILNVVGDDKVKAN